From one Methanotorris formicicus Mc-S-70 genomic stretch:
- a CDS encoding phosphatase PAP2 family protein: MPIKRIYHIIDYYPDLATYFGILIISILELLIGNNLKVLIFSIFMMFFTFLIVLPTNIALKNLFKTKRPDGYRNNKISHFKGSFPSFHTQFSFGVSTAFITAIYLLSPDNIKLLATLLAIFCLEGMSVIVGYSRIVVNAHYPKDVVGGAVFGIITGFICSYTLTPILKDLIV; the protein is encoded by the coding sequence ATGCCAATCAAAAGAATTTATCATATCATTGATTATTATCCAGACCTTGCCACATATTTTGGAATTTTAATTATTTCTATTTTAGAGTTATTGATTGGAAATAACCTCAAAGTTTTAATATTCTCAATATTCATGATGTTTTTCACTTTTTTGATTGTGTTGCCAACAAACATTGCATTAAAAAATCTATTTAAAACTAAAAGACCAGACGGATATAGAAATAATAAAATATCACATTTTAAAGGTTCATTTCCTTCATTTCATACTCAATTCTCTTTTGGAGTCTCTACAGCTTTTATTACAGCTATTTATCTATTATCTCCAGATAATATTAAGTTGTTGGCAACTTTATTAGCTATTTTTTGTCTGGAGGGGATGTCAGTAATTGTTGGTTATTCAAGGATTGTTGTAAATGCCCATTATCCTAAAGATGTCGTTGGTGGAGCTGTTTTTGGCATTATCACTGGATTTATTTGCAGTTATACATTAACACCGATTTTAAAAGATCTGATAGTGTGA
- a CDS encoding carbon-nitrogen hydrolase family protein: MRVTVCELPDDNREFKKAWDKLIEHVKNERSELIILPEMPAYLWFPKYPNFDEDIWQKAIKSHDDFIKNLKLQTTVISTRPIQKGKYRLNQAFFLDRGRYYPIRAKYYLPNEEWFYETTWFHRGKKDFSIVRINNILVGILICSELMFNEWARLYGKQKAHIIAVPRATEKSTINKWLIASQMASIVSGAYVLSSNRVSGIFGGRGWVISPEGEVIAITSEDEPFVTVDIDLKEAELAKQRYPRYIPE; the protein is encoded by the coding sequence ATGAGAGTTACAGTTTGCGAACTTCCAGATGATAACAGAGAATTTAAAAAAGCATGGGATAAATTGATTGAACATGTTAAAAATGAAAGAAGTGAGCTGATAATTTTACCAGAAATGCCAGCTTATCTATGGTTTCCAAAATATCCAAACTTTGATGAAGATATTTGGCAAAAGGCTATAAAATCTCATGATGATTTTATAAAGAACCTCAAACTCCAAACAACTGTAATATCAACGAGACCTATTCAAAAAGGCAAGTATAGATTAAATCAAGCCTTCTTCTTAGATAGGGGGAGATATTATCCAATCAGAGCTAAATACTACCTACCTAATGAAGAATGGTTTTATGAGACTACATGGTTTCATAGAGGCAAAAAAGATTTTTCCATTGTTAGAATTAACAACATTTTAGTGGGTATTCTTATATGCAGTGAATTAATGTTTAATGAATGGGCTCGTCTATATGGAAAGCAAAAAGCTCACATTATTGCAGTTCCAAGGGCTACAGAAAAATCTACAATAAATAAATGGCTAATTGCTTCACAAATGGCCTCTATAGTCTCCGGGGCTTATGTTCTTTCATCAAATCGTGTTAGTGGAATTTTTGGTGGGCGAGGATGGGTAATATCTCCAGAGGGAGAGGTAATTGCTATCACATCAGAAGATGAACCATTTGTTACAGTAGATATTGACCTAAAAGAGGCAGAATTGGCTAAGCAGAGATATCCAAGGTATATTCCAGAATAG